The Stratiformator vulcanicus genome has a segment encoding these proteins:
- a CDS encoding DUF1570 domain-containing protein: MIRLLRALLVVESAYYVRGLFESLYFNESTVPLFDSVVTTRPVMSVAGLICAAVLLAAAGCRAPQKQPLVRLPEQHTTRNGHMVIVSDFKLSDRHPVVTDLVGLKERIVAELALPEPERDVVVYLFPNEQRYRNYLNSMHPGLPPRRAYFVGTKSELAVYTFWGEKIQEDLRHEYTHGVLHACLGNVPLWIDEGLAEYYEVPESQRGGINSDYPQLLASSIVDGWRPDLERLESLNDFAAMQRLDYGESWAWVHYLLHSSPSGRDTLIDYLNDLKDSKAPAPLSDRLATTEPIFGARMLSHVADLNTPGLIIRANDTRAGYRATPIRN, encoded by the coding sequence TTGATCCGCTTACTTCGTGCGCTGCTTGTTGTCGAATCCGCTTACTACGTGCGCGGCTTGTTTGAGTCATTATATTTCAACGAGAGTACTGTTCCTCTGTTCGACTCCGTCGTGACAACTCGACCCGTCATGTCTGTCGCGGGACTCATATGTGCCGCAGTCCTGCTCGCGGCGGCGGGATGTCGCGCGCCGCAGAAGCAGCCGCTCGTCCGACTGCCCGAGCAGCACACGACTCGCAACGGGCACATGGTGATCGTGAGCGACTTCAAGCTCTCCGACCGTCATCCGGTCGTGACCGACTTGGTCGGGCTGAAAGAGCGGATCGTCGCAGAGTTGGCACTGCCCGAGCCTGAGCGGGATGTGGTCGTTTATCTATTCCCGAACGAGCAGCGATACCGCAACTATCTCAACTCGATGCACCCCGGCCTACCGCCGCGGCGGGCCTACTTCGTCGGTACTAAAAGTGAACTCGCCGTCTACACCTTCTGGGGCGAGAAGATTCAAGAGGATCTCCGGCACGAATACACCCACGGCGTGCTTCACGCCTGTCTGGGGAACGTCCCGCTGTGGATCGACGAAGGCTTGGCCGAGTACTACGAAGTCCCCGAGTCGCAACGAGGGGGGATCAATTCCGATTACCCTCAACTGCTCGCATCATCCATTGTCGACGGTTGGCGGCCTGACTTGGAACGGCTGGAGTCGCTCAACGACTTCGCCGCGATGCAGCGGCTCGACTACGGGGAATCCTGGGCGTGGGTGCATTACCTGCTCCACTCGTCCCCTTCGGGCCGGGACACGCTGATTGACTACCTGAATGATCTCAAGGATTCCAAAGCGCCGGCCCCTCTGAGCGACCGATTGGCCACGACCGAGCCGATTTTCGGGGCCAGAATGCTCTCGCACGTCGCCGACTTGAACACGCCTGGGCTCATCATTCGGGCGAATGACACGCGCGCCGGCTACCGCGCCACTCCGATACGCAATTGA
- a CDS encoding chloride channel protein, producing the protein MFFLRKLVHTFDLLTSGKWVLLATLVGIVAGLAGIVFQILSQIVSWFGLGRIAGYHPPEPIGEPEFISPLLEIWIGSAHAEFSPLWLLAIMTIGGLVSGFLVFTFAPEAEGHGTDAAIEGFHQKRGYISPRIPIIKLLASAVTLGTGGSGGREGPIAQIGAGFGSLLGTQLNLSSRDRRVLLAAGIGAGVGAVFRAPLAGALFAAEILYKDSDVETDVLVPAAIASIVGYTVFTQTLPEDIRFMPLFGPDLQHTSGSVLLMIPYAVLSIALAITGFLYIKSFYGTTALFHRLPLPRHVRPAIGAFLTGVVGIGLYYAFDGRSEVLAVLATGYGTLQMAVSSAGDVGIPILLTVALVKILTTSLTIGSGGSGGVFGPSMVIGGCLGGAIGLAFQSVWPSLVTEPEAFAIVGMAGFFSGVARAPISTIVMVHELTGDYGLLPPTMLVSTLCFLLLHGQTIYVKQVPTRLDSPAHRGDFLVDILAGLKVDGIFRRDRPFMTIPESASLDDIVHRLAESHQHYFPVVDKNDEMIGIFSADDVRAYIFDSTLWKLANARDVMTTEFVSVLPDDDLNHAMRRFTALNLDELPVMDPIESTKILGFVRRKEAIAAYNRRLAEHKKRVEEG; encoded by the coding sequence GTGTTCTTCCTAAGGAAACTCGTTCACACTTTCGATCTGCTTACCAGCGGAAAGTGGGTGCTGCTGGCGACATTGGTGGGCATCGTCGCGGGGTTGGCGGGAATTGTCTTCCAAATTCTGAGCCAGATCGTCAGTTGGTTCGGCCTCGGGCGAATTGCCGGATACCATCCGCCCGAGCCGATCGGTGAGCCGGAGTTCATCAGCCCGTTGCTGGAGATCTGGATCGGCTCCGCGCACGCGGAATTCTCGCCGCTGTGGCTGCTGGCAATCATGACGATCGGCGGCCTTGTCTCCGGATTTCTCGTCTTCACATTCGCGCCGGAGGCCGAAGGGCATGGGACCGATGCGGCGATCGAAGGATTTCACCAGAAACGGGGCTACATCTCCCCGCGGATCCCGATCATCAAACTGCTGGCCTCGGCCGTCACACTCGGCACGGGAGGCAGTGGCGGGCGTGAGGGACCGATCGCGCAGATCGGCGCCGGGTTCGGTTCGCTCCTCGGCACTCAGTTAAATCTTTCATCACGTGACCGGCGGGTCCTGTTGGCCGCGGGCATTGGGGCCGGCGTTGGTGCGGTGTTCCGTGCCCCATTGGCCGGGGCATTGTTTGCGGCAGAAATTCTTTACAAAGACTCCGACGTCGAGACCGACGTCCTTGTTCCGGCAGCGATCGCCTCGATCGTCGGATACACGGTCTTCACGCAAACTCTGCCGGAAGACATTCGCTTCATGCCGCTGTTCGGGCCGGACCTGCAGCACACCAGCGGGTCGGTGTTGCTGATGATTCCGTACGCGGTGTTGTCGATCGCCCTCGCGATCACCGGCTTTCTCTACATCAAATCGTTTTACGGAACGACAGCCCTGTTTCATCGCCTGCCGTTGCCGCGGCATGTGCGTCCGGCGATCGGTGCATTCCTCACCGGGGTCGTTGGAATCGGTCTGTATTACGCGTTTGACGGTCGGAGTGAAGTGCTGGCGGTTCTGGCAACCGGTTACGGCACGCTTCAGATGGCGGTCAGCAGCGCCGGTGACGTCGGCATCCCGATCCTTTTGACGGTCGCGCTCGTCAAGATTTTGACGACCTCTCTGACGATCGGCTCCGGCGGATCGGGGGGCGTTTTCGGCCCGAGTATGGTGATCGGAGGGTGCCTTGGCGGCGCGATCGGACTGGCGTTTCAATCGGTCTGGCCGTCACTCGTGACCGAGCCGGAAGCCTTCGCGATTGTCGGTATGGCGGGGTTCTTCTCCGGCGTGGCCCGAGCCCCGATCTCGACGATCGTAATGGTCCACGAACTCACCGGCGATTACGGGCTGCTGCCACCGACGATGCTCGTGTCGACGCTCTGTTTTCTGCTGCTTCACGGCCAGACGATCTACGTCAAGCAGGTGCCGACGCGGCTCGATTCGCCCGCGCACCGCGGCGACTTTCTCGTCGATATTCTCGCGGGTTTGAAAGTGGACGGCATCTTCCGCAGGGACCGCCCCTTTATGACCATTCCAGAATCGGCCTCGCTCGACGATATCGTGCATCGCCTGGCCGAGTCTCACCAGCATTACTTCCCGGTCGTCGACAAGAACGACGAGATGATCGGCATTTTCAGTGCCGACGACGTGCGTGCGTATATCTTCGATTCGACATTGTGGAAACTCGCCAATGCCCGCGACGTCATGACCACCGAATTCGTTTCGGTGCTTCCGGACGATGACCTCAACCACGCGATGCGGCGATTCACCGCGCTCAATCTCGATGAGCTACCGGTGATGGACCCGATCGAGTCGACGAAAATCCTCGGGTTCGTCCGTCGCAAAGAAGCGATCGCCGCTTACAACCGCCGACTTGCCGAGCACAAAAAACGTGTCGAAGAGGGTTGA
- a CDS encoding ATP-grasp domain-containing protein translates to MSQQDSPMRAYIQEGHEGDPNYMSLNRTAHAFWERGYEVVRFNYPQLDEGFLDRGLLKFPDETIVAGGVSTVREALVRAGRPLPPMLDLPDELAPWIGRRWWESTLGEVRALVNNRSDQLPLHIKPFNRHKLFKGGVIREFRDLIASNAIESDVPILVQEYVDFVSEWRASVFRGRIVNVAHYLGDPLRFPDVEVMQAAQDAFDNQPIACGIDWGITSTGQTLIVEVNDSFALGNYGVRDQLHSVMIETRWREMMGLPDNGIGERYFW, encoded by the coding sequence ATGTCTCAACAGGATTCACCAATGCGCGCATATATTCAGGAGGGGCACGAGGGGGACCCGAATTACATGAGTCTTAATCGAACAGCTCACGCGTTCTGGGAGCGCGGATACGAAGTAGTCCGGTTTAATTATCCGCAACTCGATGAGGGCTTCCTGGATCGCGGGTTGTTAAAATTCCCCGATGAAACAATTGTTGCCGGGGGCGTTTCAACCGTTCGTGAGGCTCTTGTTCGCGCGGGTCGACCTCTTCCGCCAATGTTAGATTTGCCCGACGAACTTGCTCCTTGGATCGGGAGGCGATGGTGGGAGAGCACACTCGGTGAGGTTCGGGCGCTGGTCAACAATAGATCGGATCAACTGCCCCTCCACATAAAACCTTTCAACCGTCATAAGCTTTTCAAAGGCGGCGTGATTCGAGAGTTCCGCGACCTGATCGCGTCGAACGCCATTGAGAGTGATGTACCGATACTCGTGCAAGAGTATGTCGATTTCGTATCCGAATGGCGTGCTTCGGTCTTTCGCGGACGTATTGTCAATGTCGCGCATTATCTTGGTGATCCGCTTCGATTTCCTGACGTTGAAGTAATGCAAGCGGCGCAAGATGCATTTGATAATCAGCCAATTGCCTGTGGTATTGACTGGGGCATCACATCCACCGGTCAGACGTTAATTGTCGAGGTCAACGACTCGTTCGCTCTCGGCAACTACGGCGTGCGTGATCAACTCCACTCGGTTATGATCGAAACCAGGTGGCGAGAGATGATGGGGCTGCCGGACAATGGAATCGGAGAACGATATTTCTGGTAA
- a CDS encoding NAD(P)/FAD-dependent oxidoreductase translates to MKIAIVGGGLCGLTAGRELDSAGLAVTVFDKGRGVGGRMSTRRADDGVLFDHGAQYFTARDPRFQEAVDQWVDSEVAAEWTGRIVAIGEDDQQPKDEAIRFVGVPGMSNVCRRLAEGIDVRKATRVASIQQQNGGWALTDENDASLGEFDRVLVTAPPIQTAALLDGIAPFASQIADVNLDPCWAVMVTFAERFEVPFDGAFVNREDAKLSWVARMSSRPDRPTEPDAWVLHGSPAWSNRSIEDPPFGVRAALLEDFSIVTERTLPPVKSAEAHRWRYAFCPDPLDAGCFYDPDTGLGAGGDWCNGARVEGAFLSGMELAGRVLESR, encoded by the coding sequence ATGAAAATTGCCATTGTGGGCGGAGGACTGTGCGGACTGACCGCGGGCAGAGAACTCGACTCGGCCGGCCTGGCGGTCACCGTGTTCGATAAAGGCCGCGGCGTCGGAGGTCGCATGTCGACCCGCCGCGCCGACGATGGCGTCCTGTTCGATCACGGCGCCCAGTACTTCACCGCCCGCGACCCCCGATTTCAGGAGGCGGTCGATCAGTGGGTTGATTCCGAGGTCGCCGCCGAATGGACCGGTCGGATCGTCGCCATCGGCGAGGACGATCAGCAGCCCAAAGACGAGGCCATCCGCTTCGTGGGCGTCCCGGGAATGAGCAATGTCTGCCGGCGACTCGCCGAAGGGATAGACGTGCGCAAAGCCACGCGGGTCGCGTCGATTCAGCAGCAAAATGGCGGTTGGGCGCTTACGGACGAAAATGATGCTTCACTCGGCGAATTTGATCGGGTCCTCGTAACCGCGCCGCCGATCCAGACGGCAGCCCTTCTCGATGGGATCGCACCGTTCGCCTCCCAAATCGCTGACGTGAATCTCGACCCCTGCTGGGCGGTGATGGTGACGTTCGCGGAGCGTTTCGAAGTTCCGTTCGATGGAGCGTTCGTTAACCGGGAGGACGCCAAACTTTCATGGGTCGCTCGAATGTCGTCGCGTCCCGATCGGCCGACCGAGCCCGATGCGTGGGTCCTGCACGGTTCGCCCGCGTGGTCGAACCGATCAATCGAAGACCCGCCGTTCGGCGTCAGGGCCGCACTACTGGAAGACTTTTCGATCGTGACCGAAAGGACCCTCCCGCCGGTCAAGTCGGCCGAGGCCCATCGCTGGCGCTACGCCTTCTGCCCCGACCCGCTCGACGCCGGCTGCTTCTATGACCCCGACACGGGCCTCGGCGCCGGCGGCGACTGGTGCAACGGCGCCCGCGTTGAAGGTGCCTTCTTAAGTGGAATGGAACTGGCCGGGCGGGTCTTGGAGTCGCGCTAA
- a CDS encoding DUF11 domain-containing protein, translated as MRNNLHRYYGPYRRARRPAIVADDPLLTSLYDQCRAAWLQCRRAWVAEARRIDGTVPRVVQDPNGTNSRLVWSYRPEYTDIRLDRFAGTATAVRDEIRHVRRRLDETMVGTVAAIFWAWTLLHDRLTGQSSHNPPPWRMAPKTPSAAPLRSHNRLSASTFSTPSDSPESMFHSNHLFRSQRPNDDGTFNWRGFLWTAATVTGTVGLMLLILLFQFLPTTQSNVIAAEELPPIEKVDDPFGGFPDPFAPVAVPEEDPEPLPTPEPHLTADSYRAELPYDVARFDLEEQGREFFVRGETKIQTSEPTGFDDWSLASRRRDSEPLMRAGYESSQRSIELGRIPGPSDAVYNEDTSPKTVAIIVEKSQPQTASSGTITYSLTVTNTGEATSDALVVEELIADPFRVADAEPAAAYEDGTLRWHLAGLRAGESHQLTVTVFAEDKGEGEFHSRATVRSVQSLAATTEVLGGKIRIRMTLPEYFSAGGDCPIRFEIENTGESPLTGVKLVGREDTPLRFGNDRDLWQNLGNLSPGETVSRELVATAKQAGRIDIPVEVISTEGIRQELDGYVDVEEPQPATTTTAAKPNSKSEPEPKREKTECAAACRMIYYVPVYGLY; from the coding sequence GTGAGAAATAATCTGCACCGTTATTACGGTCCGTACCGCCGCGCGCGTCGACCCGCCATCGTGGCGGACGATCCGTTGCTGACGAGCCTCTACGACCAGTGCCGCGCCGCATGGCTGCAGTGCCGCCGCGCCTGGGTGGCTGAGGCTCGCAGAATCGACGGCACCGTTCCGCGAGTCGTGCAAGACCCGAACGGGACGAACTCGCGTCTCGTGTGGTCCTATCGGCCCGAATACACCGACATTCGGCTTGATCGCTTCGCCGGGACCGCAACGGCGGTCCGCGATGAGATTCGGCATGTTCGCCGTCGATTAGACGAAACGATGGTCGGCACGGTGGCCGCCATCTTCTGGGCATGGACGCTGCTCCACGACCGGCTGACCGGTCAATCATCGCACAATCCGCCGCCGTGGCGGATGGCGCCGAAGACCCCGTCGGCCGCACCATTGCGGTCGCACAATCGGTTGTCCGCGAGCACGTTCTCAACCCCATCAGACTCACCCGAATCCATGTTCCATTCCAACCACCTATTCCGGTCGCAGCGGCCGAACGACGACGGTACTTTCAACTGGCGCGGCTTTCTGTGGACCGCAGCCACCGTCACCGGCACCGTCGGGCTGATGCTGTTGATCCTGTTGTTCCAATTTCTTCCGACGACGCAAAGCAATGTGATCGCCGCGGAAGAACTGCCGCCGATCGAAAAAGTCGACGACCCGTTCGGCGGTTTCCCCGACCCGTTCGCGCCTGTCGCCGTTCCCGAAGAGGATCCTGAGCCGCTGCCGACCCCGGAGCCCCATCTGACAGCAGACAGCTATCGGGCGGAGCTGCCGTATGATGTCGCCCGGTTCGATCTCGAAGAGCAGGGTCGGGAATTCTTTGTCCGCGGCGAAACCAAAATTCAGACCTCGGAGCCGACCGGATTCGACGACTGGAGCCTCGCCTCCCGTCGACGTGATAGCGAACCGCTGATGCGTGCCGGCTACGAGTCATCTCAACGCTCCATTGAATTGGGGCGAATCCCCGGACCGTCGGATGCCGTCTACAACGAGGATACGTCTCCGAAGACCGTCGCGATCATCGTCGAGAAGTCGCAACCGCAGACGGCGTCGAGCGGAACGATCACGTACTCCCTGACGGTCACCAACACCGGCGAAGCGACCTCCGATGCGCTCGTTGTCGAAGAGTTAATCGCCGACCCCTTCCGCGTGGCGGACGCCGAACCCGCGGCGGCTTACGAAGACGGAACTCTCCGCTGGCACCTCGCGGGTTTGCGAGCCGGCGAATCGCATCAACTGACCGTCACCGTGTTCGCTGAAGACAAAGGTGAAGGCGAGTTTCACAGCCGCGCGACCGTTCGCTCCGTCCAGTCATTAGCCGCCACGACCGAGGTTCTCGGCGGGAAAATTCGAATCCGAATGACGCTTCCCGAGTACTTCAGCGCCGGCGGCGATTGCCCGATTCGTTTCGAAATCGAGAACACCGGAGAGTCCCCCCTGACGGGCGTCAAACTCGTAGGTCGAGAAGACACGCCGCTGCGGTTCGGTAATGATCGCGACCTGTGGCAGAACCTTGGCAACCTCTCACCCGGCGAAACGGTGTCTCGCGAGTTGGTTGCGACGGCGAAGCAAGCCGGTCGGATCGACATTCCGGTCGAAGTTATTTCGACCGAAGGGATTCGCCAGGAACTCGACGGCTATGTCGACGTGGAAGAACCGCAACCCGCGACGACAACCACCGCAGCCAAGCCGAATTCAAAGTCTGAACCAGAGCCGAAGCGAGAGAAAACCGAGTGCGCCGCCGCGTGCCGGATGATTTACTACGTCCCCGTTTACGGGCTGTATTGA